The following proteins come from a genomic window of Gossypium raimondii isolate GPD5lz chromosome 5, ASM2569854v1, whole genome shotgun sequence:
- the LOC105771244 gene encoding high mobility group B protein 9 isoform X1, whose translation MDSGSKTTPSSVKAKGRNGVVEKKEYPDSLTSHEEVVKDPIVFWDTLRRFHFIMGTKFMIPVIGGKELDLHVLYVEATKRGGYEKVVSEKKWREVGSVFKFSPTTTSASFVLRKHYFSLLYHYEQVHFFKMKGPLNTPTVASPVNDPSCRPELALVEYSPQPIRESPDPLIEGTSCFSVTGTIEGKFDCGYLISVRLGSEVLSGVLYHPQQPVSEYSNAIVPYKQVRSARHSRRRRSRRAGDPSYPKPNRSGYNFFFAEKHYKLKSLYPNREREFTKMIGESWNSLSPEERMVYQNIGLKDKERYRRELKEYKERLKLRQEGGEVDKPHY comes from the exons ATGGACAGTGGCAGCAAAACAACTCCGTCTTCCGTGAAAGCCAAGGGTCGAAATGGGGTTGTTGAGAAGAAAGAGTACCCGGATTCTCTAACCTCTCATGAGGAAGTTGTTAAGGACCCGATCGTTTTCTGGGATACTCTCAGGCGCTTTCATTTCATCATGGGCACCAAGTTCAT GATTCCTGTGATTGGAGGAAAGGAGCTAGATTTACATGTTCTGTATGTAGAAGCCACCAAAAGGGGTGGTTATGAGAAG GTAGTTTCAGAGAAGAAATGGAGGGAAGTGGGCAGTGTTTTCAAGTTCTCTCCAACGACGACGAGTGCATCTTTCGTGCTTAGAAAACACTACTTCAGCCTTCTTTACCATTACGAACAGGTTCATTTTTTTAAGATGAAGGGTCCTCTCAACACTCCTACAg TTGCATCTCCTGTCAACGACCCTTCATGCAGGCCTGAACTGGCTCTCGTGGAATATTCCCCTCAACCGATAAGAGAATCCCCAGATCCACTTATTGAAG GAACTTCCTGTTTCTCAGTTACGGGAACGATCGAAGGGAAGTTCGATTGTGGTTATCTGATATCTGTGAGGTTGGGTTCCGAGGTTCTTAGTGGAGTGCTTTACCATCCACAACAGCCAGTTTCTGAATATAGCAATGCCATTGTCCCATACAAGCAAGTTCGCAGCGCTCGCCATTCAAGGAGGAGGAGAAGCAGAAGGGCCGGGGACCCCAGCTATCCAAAACCGAATCGGAGTGGTTATAACTTTTTCTTTGCTGAAAAGCATTATAAACTCAAATCACTGTACCCCAACAGAGAGAGGGAGTTCACTAAAATGATAGGAGAGTCTTGGAACAGTCTCAGCCCAGAAGAAAGGATG GTGTACCAGAACATTGGATTGAAAGACAAGGAAAGATACAGGAGAGAATTGAAAGAGTACAAAGAGAGACTGAAGCTGAGGCAGGAGGGTGGGGAAGTTGACAAACCTCATTACTAA
- the LOC105771244 gene encoding high mobility group B protein 9 isoform X2 translates to MDSGSKTTPSSVKAKGRNGVVEKKEYPDSLTSHEEVVKDPIVFWDTLRRFHFIMGTKFMIPVIGGKELDLHVLYVEATKRGGYEKVVSEKKWREVGSVFKFSPTTTSASFVLRKHYFSLLYHYEQVHFFKMKGPLNTPTVASPVNDPSCRPELALVEYSPQPIRESPDPLIEGTSCFSVTGTIEGKFDCGYLISVRLGSEVLSGVLYHPQQPVSEYSNAIVPYKQVRSARHSRRRRSRRAGDPSYPKPNRSGYNFFFAEKHYKLKSLYPNREREFTKMIGESWNSLSPEERMLFCVGVPEHWIERQGKIQERIERVQRETEAEAGGWGS, encoded by the exons ATGGACAGTGGCAGCAAAACAACTCCGTCTTCCGTGAAAGCCAAGGGTCGAAATGGGGTTGTTGAGAAGAAAGAGTACCCGGATTCTCTAACCTCTCATGAGGAAGTTGTTAAGGACCCGATCGTTTTCTGGGATACTCTCAGGCGCTTTCATTTCATCATGGGCACCAAGTTCAT GATTCCTGTGATTGGAGGAAAGGAGCTAGATTTACATGTTCTGTATGTAGAAGCCACCAAAAGGGGTGGTTATGAGAAG GTAGTTTCAGAGAAGAAATGGAGGGAAGTGGGCAGTGTTTTCAAGTTCTCTCCAACGACGACGAGTGCATCTTTCGTGCTTAGAAAACACTACTTCAGCCTTCTTTACCATTACGAACAGGTTCATTTTTTTAAGATGAAGGGTCCTCTCAACACTCCTACAg TTGCATCTCCTGTCAACGACCCTTCATGCAGGCCTGAACTGGCTCTCGTGGAATATTCCCCTCAACCGATAAGAGAATCCCCAGATCCACTTATTGAAG GAACTTCCTGTTTCTCAGTTACGGGAACGATCGAAGGGAAGTTCGATTGTGGTTATCTGATATCTGTGAGGTTGGGTTCCGAGGTTCTTAGTGGAGTGCTTTACCATCCACAACAGCCAGTTTCTGAATATAGCAATGCCATTGTCCCATACAAGCAAGTTCGCAGCGCTCGCCATTCAAGGAGGAGGAGAAGCAGAAGGGCCGGGGACCCCAGCTATCCAAAACCGAATCGGAGTGGTTATAACTTTTTCTTTGCTGAAAAGCATTATAAACTCAAATCACTGTACCCCAACAGAGAGAGGGAGTTCACTAAAATGATAGGAGAGTCTTGGAACAGTCTCAGCCCAGAAGAAAGGATG TTATTTTGTGTAGGTGTACCAGAACATTGGATTGAAAGACAAGGAAAGATACAGGAGAGAATTGAAAGAGTACAAAGAGAGACTGAAGCTGAGGCAGGAGGGTGGGGAAGTTGA
- the LOC105771244 gene encoding high mobility group B protein 9 isoform X3 translates to MDSGSKTTPSSVKAKGRNGVVEKKEYPDSLTSHEEVVKDPIVFWDTLRRFHFIMGTKFMIPVIGGKELDLHVLYVEATKRGGYEKVVSEKKWREVGSVFKFSPTTTSASFVLRKHYFSLLYHYEQVHFFKMKGPLNTPTVASPVNDPSCRPELALVEYSPQPIRESPDPLIEGTSCFSVTGTIEGKFDCGYLISVRLGSEVLSGVLYHPQQPVSEYSNAIVPYKQVRSARHSRRRRSRRAGDPSYPKPNRSGYNFFFAEKHYKLKSLYPNREREFTKMIGESWNSLSPEERMNIGLKDKERYRRELKEYKERLKLRQEGGEVDKPHY, encoded by the exons ATGGACAGTGGCAGCAAAACAACTCCGTCTTCCGTGAAAGCCAAGGGTCGAAATGGGGTTGTTGAGAAGAAAGAGTACCCGGATTCTCTAACCTCTCATGAGGAAGTTGTTAAGGACCCGATCGTTTTCTGGGATACTCTCAGGCGCTTTCATTTCATCATGGGCACCAAGTTCAT GATTCCTGTGATTGGAGGAAAGGAGCTAGATTTACATGTTCTGTATGTAGAAGCCACCAAAAGGGGTGGTTATGAGAAG GTAGTTTCAGAGAAGAAATGGAGGGAAGTGGGCAGTGTTTTCAAGTTCTCTCCAACGACGACGAGTGCATCTTTCGTGCTTAGAAAACACTACTTCAGCCTTCTTTACCATTACGAACAGGTTCATTTTTTTAAGATGAAGGGTCCTCTCAACACTCCTACAg TTGCATCTCCTGTCAACGACCCTTCATGCAGGCCTGAACTGGCTCTCGTGGAATATTCCCCTCAACCGATAAGAGAATCCCCAGATCCACTTATTGAAG GAACTTCCTGTTTCTCAGTTACGGGAACGATCGAAGGGAAGTTCGATTGTGGTTATCTGATATCTGTGAGGTTGGGTTCCGAGGTTCTTAGTGGAGTGCTTTACCATCCACAACAGCCAGTTTCTGAATATAGCAATGCCATTGTCCCATACAAGCAAGTTCGCAGCGCTCGCCATTCAAGGAGGAGGAGAAGCAGAAGGGCCGGGGACCCCAGCTATCCAAAACCGAATCGGAGTGGTTATAACTTTTTCTTTGCTGAAAAGCATTATAAACTCAAATCACTGTACCCCAACAGAGAGAGGGAGTTCACTAAAATGATAGGAGAGTCTTGGAACAGTCTCAGCCCAGAAGAAAGGATG AACATTGGATTGAAAGACAAGGAAAGATACAGGAGAGAATTGAAAGAGTACAAAGAGAGACTGAAGCTGAGGCAGGAGGGTGGGGAAGTTGACAAACCTCATTACTAA
- the LOC105770645 gene encoding mechanosensitive ion channel protein 8, with protein MEPLRKSLKSYCSSAKQQQNPEQQPLLLHSDDSHTAESFDARKQREEVIVNIDNSSDAAVKENGDNTSRVQQPSGSSRKSKVSFHEVLTEAVRQKSKDVSGQAPQWSSGLGGGQFLRCDSTDYLRQNSWRQLVNKTKSRLLDPLEDRYGRSNSMYSEDEFKENNNDEGDNPDEYKALKFNLLTILQWLSLVLIIAALVCSVSIPGIKSLRLCDLQLWKWEIMVLALICGRLVSGWVIRLVVILIERNFLLRKRVLYFVYGLRKPVQNSLWLGLVLLVWRLVINDKVQEETNSKVLPYVTKILICFLVATLIWLVKTLLVKVLASSFHVKTFFDRIQEALFNQYVLEILYGPPLFDKEEEEDNEPEIEDSQNTSTLPPRTEAAQKTSKVKNSPRISKLISKRKAENIKLDHLQKLNQKNISAWNMRRMINMVSRRNLTTLDEQILNCEGDDESSVQIRSEHQANEAANKIFQNVTKPESQCIYITDLMRFMGRDEAIKALQVFGAGSEDEEINKASLTNWLVNAFRDRKALALSLNDTKTAVDELHNMLNIVVAIIIIIIWLIILGIPVTHFLVFISSQLLLVVFIFGNTCKTVFEAIIFLFIMHPFDVGDRCEVDGVQMVVEEMNILTTVFLRCDGQKLVYPNSVLSTKPIGNFYRSPDMVETIQFCIHVSTPPEKIATMKERIIGYIESREHHWHRNPLLVVTDVEEMNKLKFSVSSKHKMNYQNMAERWIRRGHLLEETIKILKELDIEYRLLPMDVNVRNMPNLVSHRLPSNWSTCLS; from the exons ATGGAACCCTTGAGAAAGTCTTTGAAATCATACTGTTCTAGTGCAAAACAGCAACAAAACCCTGAACAGCAACCTCTCCTGCTTCACTCCGACGACAGTCATACGGCAGAGTCGTTTGATGCTCGCAAGCAGAGAGAAGAAGTGATCGTCAACATAGACAACAGTAGCGATGCTGCTGTCAAGGAAAATGGGGACAACACATCAAGGGTTCAACAACCTTCAGGTTCATCCAGGAAATCCAAAGTTTCATTTCATGAAGTGTTGACTGAAGCTGTGCGGCAAAAGAGCAAGGACGTCTCAGGCCAAGCACCCCAATGGTCTTCTGGTTTGGGTGGAGGACAGTTTTTGAGGTGTGATTCAACTGATTACCTTCGTCAAAACTCATGGAGGCAATTGGTGAATAAAACCAAGTCCAGGTTGCTTGACCCACTTGAGGACCGATATGGAAGGAGCAACAGTATGTACTCTGAAGACGAGTTCAAGGAAAATAACAATGACGAGGGAGACAATCCAGATGAATACAAGGCACTGAAGTTCAATTTACTGACGatacttcagtggttaagtctGGTTCTAATTATAGCAGCCTTAGTTTGTAGTGTCTCCATCCCTGGTATCAAAAGTCTAAGGCTTTGCGACCTTCAGTTATGGAAATGGGAGATAATGGTTTTGGCATTAATCTGTGGACGACTTGTTTCGGGTTGGGTAATCCGATTAGTTGTGATCCTCATCGAGCGCAATTTTCTTCTGCGAAAACGAGTTCTCTATTTCGTGTATGGATTGAGAAAGCCTGTTCAGAACAGCCTCTGGTTAGGTCTCGTATTGCTGGTGTGGCGTTTGGTAATAAATGACAAAGTCCAGGAGGAGACCAACAGCAAGGTGTTACCATACGTAACCAAGATTCTCATATGTTTCTTGGTGGCTACCTTGATATGGCTCGTCAAAACCCTCCTTGTTAAAGTCCTTGCTTCATCATTCCATGTAAAAACCTTCTTTGACAGAATCCAGGAAGCTCTTTTCAATCAATACGTCCTTGAGATACTCTATGGTCCTCCCTTGTTtgacaaagaagaagaagaggataatGAACCCGAGATTGAGGACTCACAAAATACCAGCACCCTTCCTCCAAGGACTGAGGCAGCACAAAAAACCAGTAAGGTGAAGAATAGTCCCAGGATTTCAAAGCTAATATCTAAGAGGAAAGCTGAGAATATCAAACTCGACCACCTTCAGAAGCTGAATCAGAAGAATATATCAGCTTGGAATATGAGGAGGATGATTAATATGGTTAGCCGCAGGAACTTGACTACCCTGGATGAGCAGATACTCAACTGTGAGGGAGATGATGAATCTTCAGTGCAGATTAGGAGTGAACACCAAGCAAACGAAGCAGCTAACAAGATTTTCCAGAATGTTACTAAGCCAGAGTCTCA ATGCATTTACATTACAGACCTTATGCGCTTTATGGGTCGAGATGAAGCTATAAAGGCATTGCAAGTCTTCGGAGCAGGAAGTGAAGACGAAGAAATCAACAAGGCATCTCTCACCAATTGGCTG GTCAATGCCTTCAGAGACCGAAAAGCACTTGCATTGTCCCTAAATGACACAAAAACTGCCGTGGATGAACTCCACAACATGTTGAACATCGTAGTAgccattatcattatcataattTGGCTCATCATACTCGGAATCCCTGTCACCCACTTCCTTGTATTCATAAGCTCACAACTTCTGTTGGTGGTGTTTATCTTCGGGAATACATGCAAGACTGTGTTTGAAGCAATAATCTTTTTATTCATAATGCATCCATTCGATGTCGGTGATCGCTGCGAGGTGGATGGAGTGCAG ATGGTAGTAGAAGAAATGAATATATTAACCACGGTGTTCTTAAGGTGTGATGGCCAAAAGCTTGTATATCCGAACAGCGTATTGTCTACCAAGCCCATTGGAAACTTCTACCGAAGTCCAGACATGGTTGAAACAATTCAATTTTGCATCCATGTTTCAACTCCACCAGAGAAGATTGCCACCATGAAAGAAAGAATTATTGG GTACATAGAGAGCAGGGAGCACCACTGGCATCGTAACCCACTGCTGGTTGTGACGGATGTAGAAGAGATGAACAAGCTGAAGTTTTCGGTATCGTCGAAGCACAAAATGAACTACCAAAACATGGCGGAGAGATGGATTAGGAGAGGCCATTTACTTGAAGAAACGATTAAAATACTTAAAGAGCTTGACATTGAATATCGGTTGCTGCCTATGGATGTGAATGTGAGGAACATGCCTAATTTGGTTTCACACAGGCTGCCTTCAAATTGGAGTACTTGTCTTAGCTAA
- the LOC105770224 gene encoding serine/threonine-protein kinase STY46 isoform X1, which produces MVMADTESCSSRAVDFAPSQRRKQREKIEVYNEVLCRLRDLNIEESTFPAFEDELWAHFSRLPTRYALDVNVERAEDVLMHKRLLSKARDPAGRPAIQVRLVQLRSAMDGSQVESVQMKFAGKADAQCSDYPNKKRVHPPPAFGTSSDLEFVHNAKRVVKDMEVMFSAKPIHYRLMHEITISTNDKPKLLAQLTSLLSELGLNIREAHAFSTTDGYSLDVFVVDGWALEDTEQLRNVLVKEISKVEKLSSVRSHAINHVRELEKTGNKLNSSHVNMPGSGNDVWEIDTSLLKYESKLASCSYGDLYKGTFYGQDVAIKVLRMEHLNENLRREFTQEVNIMRKIQHKNVVQFFGACATPPNLCIVTEFMSGGSIYDLLHKQKSGFKLPLLLKLAIDVSEGMSYLHQNGIMHRDLKAANLLMDENGVVKIADFGVARVQAQPGVMTAETGTYRWMAPEVIEHKPYDHKADVFSFGVVLWEMLTGKLPYENLTPLQAAVGVVQKGLRPVIPQHTRPKFVELLERCWQQDPSLRPEFSEITNLLEDLASR; this is translated from the exons atggTAATGGCGGATACGGAGAGTTGCAGTAGTAGAGCGGTGGATTTCGCGCCGAGTCAGAGACGAAAACAGAGAGAAAAGATTGAAGTGTATAATGAAGTTCTTTGTCGACTTAGGGACTTGAATATTGAGGAGTCAACGTTCCCTGCCTTTGAAGATGAACTTTGGGCTCATTTCTCTAGACTTCCTACTAG gtATGCACTTGATGTAAATGTGGAGAGGGCAGAAGATGTTCTTATGCACAAAAGATTACTTTCTAAGGCACGTGATCCTGCTGGCAGACCTGCGATCCAAGTTCGGCTTGTGCAA CTTCGTTCTGCCATGGATGGAAGCCAGGTTGAGTCGGTGCAGATGAAGTTTGCAGGAAAAGCTGATGCCCAGTGTTCAGATTATCCCAATAAAAAGAG GGTGCATCCGCCACCTGCCTTTGGCACATCATCAGATCTTGAGTTTGTGCATAATGCTAAAAGAGTGGTCAAAGACATGGAAGTTATGTTTAGTGCTAAACCAATTCACTATCG GCTGATGCATGAGATCACTATTTCAACAAATGACAAACCAAAACTTCTGGCACAG TTGACTTCTTTATTGTCTGAACTTGGGTTGAACATTCGGGAAGCACATGCTTTTTCCACGACAGATGGCTATTCCTTGGATGTGTTTGTTGTTGATGGTTGGGCCCTTGAG GATACCGAGCAGCTCAGAAATGTATTGGTAAAGGAGATATCCAAAGTTGAG AAGCTTTCCTCTGTAAGATCTCATGCAATAAATCATGTTAGGGAGCTAGAGAAAACTGGAAACAAACTTAACTCCAGTCATGTAAACATGCCTGGTAGTGGAAATGATGTTTGGGAAATTGATACTAGCCTGTTGAAGTATGAAAGCAAATTGGCTTCCTGCTCCTATGGTGATTT GTATAAAGGTACTTTTTATGGTCAAGATGTAGCTATCAAAGTTCTTAGGATGGAGCATCTAAATGAGAACCTCCGAAGGGAATTTACTCAAGAAGTTAATATCATGAG GAAAATTCAGCACAAGAATGTTGTTCAATTCTTCGGTGCATGTGCAACCCCTCCTAACCTGTGCATTGTGACAG AGTTTATGTCTGGTGGAAGCATTTACGACCTTCTGCATAAACAAAAATCTGGTTTTAAGCTTCCATTATTACTCAAACTAGCAATTGATGTTTCTGAGGGAATGAGCTACTTGCATCAAAATGGTATAATGCATAGAGATTTGAAAGCTGCCAATCTTTTGATGGATGAAAATGGA GTGGTCAAGATAGCTGATTTTGGTGTTGCCAGGGTGCAAGCTCAGCCAGGTGTGATGACTGCTGAAACAGGAACATATCGTTGGATGGCTCCAGAG GTGATTGAACACAAACCGTATGATCACAAGGCTGATGTTTTTAGTTTTGGAGTCGTGCTATGGGAAATGCTTACTGGAAAG CTACCATACGAGAATTTAACACCCTTACAAGCAGCGGTGGGCGTAGTCCAGAAG GGTCTAAGGCCTGTTATTCCTCAGCATACTCGCCCAAAATTTGTAGAGCTGCTGGAGAGATGCTGGCAACAGGATCCATCTCTACGACCTGAATTTTCTGAAATTACAAATCTTTTGGAAGACTTAGCCAGTAGATAG
- the LOC105770224 gene encoding serine/threonine-protein kinase STY46 isoform X2, with amino-acid sequence MHKRLLSKARDPAGRPAIQVRLVQLRSAMDGSQVESVQMKFAGKADAQCSDYPNKKRVHPPPAFGTSSDLEFVHNAKRVVKDMEVMFSAKPIHYRLMHEITISTNDKPKLLAQLTSLLSELGLNIREAHAFSTTDGYSLDVFVVDGWALEDTEQLRNVLVKEISKVEKLSSVRSHAINHVRELEKTGNKLNSSHVNMPGSGNDVWEIDTSLLKYESKLASCSYGDLYKGTFYGQDVAIKVLRMEHLNENLRREFTQEVNIMRKIQHKNVVQFFGACATPPNLCIVTEFMSGGSIYDLLHKQKSGFKLPLLLKLAIDVSEGMSYLHQNGIMHRDLKAANLLMDENGVVKIADFGVARVQAQPGVMTAETGTYRWMAPEVIEHKPYDHKADVFSFGVVLWEMLTGKLPYENLTPLQAAVGVVQKGLRPVIPQHTRPKFVELLERCWQQDPSLRPEFSEITNLLEDLASR; translated from the exons ATGCACAAAAGATTACTTTCTAAGGCACGTGATCCTGCTGGCAGACCTGCGATCCAAGTTCGGCTTGTGCAA CTTCGTTCTGCCATGGATGGAAGCCAGGTTGAGTCGGTGCAGATGAAGTTTGCAGGAAAAGCTGATGCCCAGTGTTCAGATTATCCCAATAAAAAGAG GGTGCATCCGCCACCTGCCTTTGGCACATCATCAGATCTTGAGTTTGTGCATAATGCTAAAAGAGTGGTCAAAGACATGGAAGTTATGTTTAGTGCTAAACCAATTCACTATCG GCTGATGCATGAGATCACTATTTCAACAAATGACAAACCAAAACTTCTGGCACAG TTGACTTCTTTATTGTCTGAACTTGGGTTGAACATTCGGGAAGCACATGCTTTTTCCACGACAGATGGCTATTCCTTGGATGTGTTTGTTGTTGATGGTTGGGCCCTTGAG GATACCGAGCAGCTCAGAAATGTATTGGTAAAGGAGATATCCAAAGTTGAG AAGCTTTCCTCTGTAAGATCTCATGCAATAAATCATGTTAGGGAGCTAGAGAAAACTGGAAACAAACTTAACTCCAGTCATGTAAACATGCCTGGTAGTGGAAATGATGTTTGGGAAATTGATACTAGCCTGTTGAAGTATGAAAGCAAATTGGCTTCCTGCTCCTATGGTGATTT GTATAAAGGTACTTTTTATGGTCAAGATGTAGCTATCAAAGTTCTTAGGATGGAGCATCTAAATGAGAACCTCCGAAGGGAATTTACTCAAGAAGTTAATATCATGAG GAAAATTCAGCACAAGAATGTTGTTCAATTCTTCGGTGCATGTGCAACCCCTCCTAACCTGTGCATTGTGACAG AGTTTATGTCTGGTGGAAGCATTTACGACCTTCTGCATAAACAAAAATCTGGTTTTAAGCTTCCATTATTACTCAAACTAGCAATTGATGTTTCTGAGGGAATGAGCTACTTGCATCAAAATGGTATAATGCATAGAGATTTGAAAGCTGCCAATCTTTTGATGGATGAAAATGGA GTGGTCAAGATAGCTGATTTTGGTGTTGCCAGGGTGCAAGCTCAGCCAGGTGTGATGACTGCTGAAACAGGAACATATCGTTGGATGGCTCCAGAG GTGATTGAACACAAACCGTATGATCACAAGGCTGATGTTTTTAGTTTTGGAGTCGTGCTATGGGAAATGCTTACTGGAAAG CTACCATACGAGAATTTAACACCCTTACAAGCAGCGGTGGGCGTAGTCCAGAAG GGTCTAAGGCCTGTTATTCCTCAGCATACTCGCCCAAAATTTGTAGAGCTGCTGGAGAGATGCTGGCAACAGGATCCATCTCTACGACCTGAATTTTCTGAAATTACAAATCTTTTGGAAGACTTAGCCAGTAGATAG